One genomic window of Moorella glycerini includes the following:
- the rpsJ gene encoding 30S ribosomal protein S10 codes for MARQKIRIRLKAFDHRLLDQSSQKIVETARRTGAVVSGPIPLPTEKNIFTILRSPHVNKDSREQFEMRTHKRLIDIHEPTPKTVDALMRLDLPAGVDIEIKL; via the coding sequence ATGGCCAGGCAGAAGATCCGCATTCGCTTAAAGGCCTTTGATCACCGCCTGTTAGACCAGTCATCCCAAAAGATTGTCGAGACTGCCAGGCGCACCGGGGCGGTAGTATCCGGACCTATCCCGCTGCCGACGGAGAAGAATATCTTTACGATCTTACGCTCACCCCATGTAAATAAAGATTCCCGGGAGCAGTTTGAAATGCGGACCCACAAGCGTTTAATCGACATTCACGAGCCAACGCCCAAGACGGTAGACGCATTAATGCGCCTGGATCTCCCGGCAGGGGTTGACATTGAGATCAAGCTGTAG